A window of Hordeum vulgare subsp. vulgare chromosome 5H, MorexV3_pseudomolecules_assembly, whole genome shotgun sequence genomic DNA:
AACTAAGCTGTAATGACTGGTATGTGCTGGAGCGATGGAACTAACTGAAATGATTTCGCAACATGGAGTCTAGGAGTAAATCTTCCATATGCCCAGCCCATAGCCTACTCTGATCAgcaggagctcaaacaccatgtGCAAAATGCTTGTCATGCGCACTTTGGACCCAGGTATCTCCGTCCAGCTCACAGATACTTCCGCCATCGGGATCCTCAGGTGCTTGCACAGGTATACAATCTCAACATCAAAACACCACCTGGCCATGCCAAGAGTACAGGAAAACAAACACTCAGATCCTTCAGGTTTATGCCATTACAAGTTAATTTGAATATACATTCTATGTATAAAGCATCACAGGATTTTccttttcagaaaaaaatatacCTCTTTAATCTGATGTTTGTGAAGAGTTTCCTTGCAGCAGATCGAGTGAACATCTTGAAGCCACACTGGGATGTTTAATAATGACAATAAACAAATGAAGCAAATAAATAGCATGCCTCCAGAGAAGAAggaatgtactcctacataggaaACGTCGGTGCATATTATGTTGGCCAAATCATACCTGTGTATCTCTGATTCCAGGACCAGCAGTCAACAGTACTACCAAGTGGAAACCTTTCATAAGGAAGTTTCGATACCATTTCCTCTACAGTAACAAAAGCATATTCAGCATATGGGAGGAATCTAACAGACTAGGATACAAAATCACACAAGTGATGGAAACTGGGTTTCAGGAGATATACCGTGGCAAGAGCCTGCTTCTCCAGATGAGCACGGGAACCAAAAACAGCAATTTCAACATCAGAAAGCCTCTGAGGTGAACTAGCAGAGGGTGCTAGACTGGACTTGGCTTTCCCTGCCAATGCACGAACCTAACAGCCAAAAAAGCAAATGTCAAGATGTTATGCTCATCACAATCAAAACCAGCCCATCAGCATGGTATTGGATTGAGCGTATGACGGACCTCAGCTTCAAGCTTTGCCAAATCAGTGACCTTAGTTGCACCATCAGCATCAAGCATCAGTAGGAGTTCACCCCTGGAATGGAGCATCCCCTAGACAatgcttccacaaacaattcgaaAGCATCAATTAGAATTGATTTGATAAAAGTAGTGTGTGGGTGGGTAGTTCAACACTCACTTTTCTGACGGCTTCACCTTTCCCATGGTTCCTTCCGAGTAGGAGAACTCGAACATTGTCAATATTGTGCTTTTTTACATACTCAAAGGCAACTTTCGAGGTACAGTCAGTACTTCCATCATCGACAATCAAGACCTTAATAAAGTCAAGCAAATAACATATTAAACTTCAAATTTCGTTAAACAGGTCCTGGATTATAGATAACAGGTTGTGATAAAATATTAAAGATCAGGATAGATAATATAAAACGATGCAAATACAATAAGGTTACAGATAACAAGATTTCGAAGAGCACATGTAGTACATAAGTATGCCGGACTGAATTCAGCCCCATTGCAAAGGCAGCTCAGATTCTATTTAGATCTCACTGACCCAGCTCTACTGGATTCAGTGAGGCGCCATTCATAACTTACATTTTTAACATCAATTACTTTTGGATTTCACAGCAGCATGGCTACCAAGATCAGCGGTGCATAGAGCATAATTGTGAATATCGCTTGGAACAATACATATAGGACAAGTGATAAATATTCAGAAGCTAATACGAAGTAGCTCTGGGGAAATTTATGTAACTTCGTCCTCTTAAGGGCCTTTCTAAACACTAGCAGTGATGCAAATCTAACTCTGTGGCCCTAGATCCAGGTCTTTAGTTTGGTTTTACAACCAAATGAATATTTCATCAGAAAAAACTATAGCAATTCAAGTTCTGCAATACATTCATATTCTACTCACTGTACTAAAGATCGGGTCAGGGTCCATTGCTGGCAATTTTCAAATCTAGTGGGGGAAGGGAGGGGGTATATGTATCTAGAATTTAAGAGCGGAAATTCCATTTGTGTTTAAACCAGAACAAAAGGAAGTACAAAAGAAGAACGTGATACTAGAATGCATAATCTCCCATTTTTTCCAAAGTTCGTTCCGCTAGCAGAGGTAGCTTAACACCTTCCAAATTTATCATATCAAATAAAGAAGATCATGAACATGCTCAATTCTCACATACCTCATAAGTAAACGACTTGTCGACAGATGAGCGTTGTTTCAGGTAGCTAATggagaaggaaagaaaaataCAGGGATTAACTTAGCATATCAAGCAATCGCCTAACAGATGAAACCACAGTTATATACAGACAACTGCTTGTATAAACTACACAGTGCTGTTCAAAGATAAGAAACTTGACAGAGCAACAAATGCTGGTATTAGGGCCTTACTTGAGCGTCTCTGTAAGAGCCTCAGGAAGCCGACACTCCTCGTTGTAAGCGGGAACGATCAACGAAATGTACTTCTCGGCAGGGTCAAAAATCGACGGGCAGGGAACCTACCACAGGCAGCACAAGCAAATGAGCAAACACCTAGCGTGCACACCGTGCCACAGCATAAGTAACACTGACGAGCAGTCAGCACCTTCTTGAGCGAGCCGGGGTCCTCGAAGAAGGCGTCCGAGACGGCGCTCCTCTCAATCCTGCAGCCGGCCGAGATCCAGGACGGCGGACCAGTCAACGACGTGCACGGGCAGATCGCAAGAGAGGAAAGGGCGAAAGGGATAAGACGGGAGTGCAGAAGGCTTACGAGTGCATGCATCCGATCTTGCGGATGTGCTCGAGGAATACGGCGGCGACGCCCAGCGCGAGGACGACGACCTGCGCACATGATGAGAAGAGAGGGCGTGAGCGGcgcggggaggggagggagtgagGGCAGAGGTTCggaggggagggggggagggCAGTACGAGGGAGCCGAGGAGGAGGGTCAGCGAGaggggggcggggaggagggccgaggCGGCGGAGAGCGGCCAGGCGGCGCCGGCCATCGCGACGGCCGGTGGACGTCGTGGGTAGACCCAAACCCCACCTACTGCTCCCCTCGCGTGCACTCCAGGTTCCCGGAGTCGGGTCGGGCAGATCTGCCCGAGCCGGCGGGTTTGTGTGTATACTCGTATCGTGTGAAGTGGTGACACTTGGGCATTTTCGATCCAAATTGTTCGAGCAAGTCCAATTCTCCAAGCCATGCATTTCCTACCCGTGTATCCATTTGGATTGACGAGGACACAAAACTTAACCTAATACGATGATCTAAATGAACGCGTGTTATTTTTTGTCCGTTCGTGATCCATTTTAAACCTAAATTTTGGTCGTATTTGCGTCGGTGTGGACACGGGATGGACACACACGACGTCTTTTTTTCCTAGTCCGTCGGTCGGTGGCACAGCATCATCATTTCCCTTCATTCTCTTAAAAGTCTTTCGCCCACTCACGTGTGCGCCATAGACGACAATGTGCCGACCCTCGACGTCGTCGTCGGCCTCGCCTCCCTTGCCTCTGTCGGCCCCGTGTCCCGCAAAGAAGGCAAGGCCCACGTCGCCCGTAAAGCGCCCGCTCCGCccaagaggaagaaggagctaaCGGACGAGCAGTGCACCGTCCAGTCGTCAAAGAGGAAGTACTGCGTCACGCGCAAGAAGTCAGGATCGACGTCGCGACCGTGTCCACCTTCACCGCCGCGAAAACCAGCCACCTCGCCCGCTAGGCCATGAGGCAGCCCCTGCTGATGTTAGAGTTAAAGCCAGGCAAGTAGGGGCTCGTCGCTGTCGTTATGGTCGCGGTCAGCACAGGCTCGTCGCCCCTTCGTCCCCACTTTCGGACTCGCCGCGCATGTCGACCACGCCGCACGCGCACGGCTTCCACCCCCACCACCTGCAAGCCTCCCGTTTGTCCAACTCTAAGGGCTCCGGTTCGCCGGAGGTGAGCGTGGTCATGCCTGTCACGCAGCGCCCATGGCCATCCATCTCAATGCGACACTTGTGGGCGGTGGATCGCCCTCCAGGGGGAAGCGAAAACGGCAACACGAGCTCACAGTCGACGCCATGAAGGACACCTGCAACCTGTTCGACGCAATGTCGGCTGCGGACGACGAGGCGAGCCACTTGTTCatggagagatcttcgaaggtggtggcggtggcattcCCTTCAATCCCGATGAGACGCAAAGCCAagatggatgatacgtctccaacgtatctataattttttatggttccatgctattatcatgtcaactttggatgttttatatgcatgaatatgttattttatatcttttttgggactaacctattaactcagtgtcaagtgtcagtttttgtttttcccgtgtttttgaccttttctagagaagaatattaaacgaagtccaaacggaataaaacatgcgggatgatttttttccataacagaagatacgcactggacttgagaaccaaggcacaagaCCTCgtgggagatcacaagccccctagccgcgcccttgggggtcgcgcctagcaggcttgtgggccccacgtggctcctttgccctacctctttcgcctataaattctctaaaatcccgaaaccaaagaagggagccacgaaaatactcttccgccgccgcaagcttctgtctccgcaagatcccgacCGTTCTGGTgtcttgccggagggggattcgaacacggagggcttcttcatcaacaccattgcctctccaatgatgtgtgagtagtttaccattcaCTTAGATTTTTttaagagcacgacggtgtcatattttgaagaaataaaaactctcgatcttcacttatatctttttgagagtgctctctctaagtaactcggTAATTGACGTGTGCTATGAAatcagtcctaaatatgatagacatccaaagaggatataataaaaacttccatattcacgttgttagagcatatatctccgtatgtggttttggtaattgatgacaattcctatggactaatggttgccttaagttacatttataggatttgtccataggcacttcttgaagtccatctgttgggttcaaggagtttatatgatgaccaagatggtattcaaggtattatccaaagaatggtcatagagacacatggttgatcaagatctcagacaaagagtaaatcaagatgatcaacacacaaagcgtacaagatgtaccgagagggattaagtgatcccatggtatggtaagcattgtccattacgtgtttgtgtactaactcatggtcttcgtgagagttctatgtgggggttaggtgtgtttgcatgggcttgcgtcaaagggaatatctcatacaacccatggagtatgacgtcaagttgtgatcgtcatcaagattgcgatgtgcaagttcaagtggatcagcacgaagatagcatgcttgaagcttgccgtccattgtggtggcaatggacttgtgaagatatgctgaagagtggctcacccatagtgagtatgggggagcaatcaactagtcttcatcaagccaacacaatcaagaaagatggtccatcttgaggaagccaagatcatcatcatctagctcaagaggacgaggtgcaaggtataggtttgcccttgataggttttctagttaggatagattgttgtactatcaaggggggctctcaagtgagtagcttgatcgtatcgttcgttgagagctcaaaccatttgcatccttgcatcatatttcttggttcttatttggtgtttctctttgcgagttttagagcttatggtcatcttcatgacaagctcgagttcatcgaaaacggagtccatatgcaactactatgatgttttcgatgttggagtttttgccggttcttcattcttagaggactcacatctttatatcattggcatattcataaccgcatggtcttaagatttccaggtGCTGTTTGGAtaacccttgtcgtcctgaatccaacaagcttgggtttgctcgattcggagctcgtatgcgaaagttatggctgtttcagtggcgagcggtagtatcgctggacctagcggtagtaccgctggagttggcggtagtaccgcgggccctagcggtagtaccgctggctggcggtagtaccgcccctggtcagcggtagtaccgctccaggagcttagtaccgcctgcctagcggttgttcgtggacggacctttttgcgaagactttcttggcggtggtagtgccgttgcactaccacgggcccagcggtagtaccgctggagtgccaacggtagtaccgctagcagccagcggtagtaccgctggagctcgggcagaaagtgggggtaacggtctgattccttcccccactatataaagggggtcttcttcccccttggtgttatccatccgttgagctcttgttctacctccattgttgacattcttagagcttgattactctcaatccctccaatgattcttgcttgttcttgagggaaaagagagaggagatctagatccacatctccaccaatcactttctcctctatgtgaggggaaccccttggatcttgatcttggagttctttgtgagctccttgttcttcctctcatatttctccatagcttttgttgttgtggagggatttgagtgtgagggacttgaccacttcgtgtgttcttgccattgcattagttgcatcggtttgagttctccacggtgatacgtggaagtgaagtttgagaagcttactacctttggtacttagtaccctagctattgttcttcgtggatgctttggcgtcctagaagcttggtggtgtctcggagctcaatcattgtggtgtgaagctccgggaagcgtcggggtctccaattaggttgtggagattgccccgagcaatttgtacgggtaccggtaaccgcccccaagggttgccacgtgtacgggttcggtgaccgcccccaagggttgccatttgtacgggttcggtgacctccctcaagggtcccttagtggaatcacgacatcttgcattgtgcgagggcgtgaggagattacggtggccttagtggcatcttggggagcattgtgcctccacaccgctctaacggagattagcatccgcaagggtgtgaacttcgggatacatcatcgtctccctgtgcctcggttatctcttacccgaaccctttacttatgcactttactttgtgatagacatattgtttattgtaatatatcttgctatcacttagttgtttatcttgcttagcataagttgttggtgcacataggtgagcctagttgtttgtaggttttgtgcttgacatattaaacgttagttttattccgcatttgttcaagcctaaaccttaactattttaaagcgcctattcaccccccctctaggcgacatccacgtccttttcacacgtgcattgattagtaagagaagtttgatccctcacaattagttttgagatatggatacgctaatattagagttatgttagtaggatgttgtgaatctagaaatacttgtgttgaaattagtgactcccgtagcatgtacgtatggtgaaccgctatgttaggaagtcggagcataattgatttattgattgtcatcctttgtgtggcggtcgggatcgcgcggtggttaacacctaccaacccttccctaggagtatgcgtttagacttttgttttgattactaataaaactttcgcaataagtatatgagttcttcatgactaatgtgagtccatggtatagatgcactttcaccttccactattgctagcctctctagtgtcgcgcaactttcgcatatgcacaaacccaccatatacctacctcaaaacagccaccatacctacatattatggcattttcatagccattccgagatatattgccatgcaacttccaccgttccggctcatgacatgtgccgtcactttcatattgccattgcatgatcgtaagatagctagcgagatgtttcaatgtcatacgctaagctagatcgttgcacatcccgatacactgtcggaggcatttcctatagagttatcattgttctaagtattgagttgtaagtaaataaaagtgtgatgatcatcattattagagcattgttccatgtgaggaaataaaaaaaggccaaagatgcccacccaaaaaaatgagagaaaaaaagagaaaggacaatgctactatatttttccacacttgtgcttcaaaatagcaccatattcttcatgatagagagtctcttgttttttcactccatatactagtgggaattttcattatataacttggcttgtatatttcaatgatgggcttcctcaaaattgccctagatcttcgtgagcaagcaagttggatgcacacccactagttttctttttgagctttcacacacttatagctctagtgcatccgttgcatggcaatccctactcattcacattgatatttattgatgggcatctccatagcccattgatacgccaagtcaatgtgaccatctcctcctttttgcctcacaacctccaccacactctattccacccataatgctatatccatggctcacggtgatgtattgcgtgagagttgaaaatgtttgagaaagtaagagtgcgaaaacaattacttggccaataccggggttgtgcatgatttaaattcgttgtgtggggatgatgaagcatagccagactatatgattttgtagggataactttctttggccttcttatttcaaaagttcatgatcactttgctagtatgctcgaagtactattgttttcatgacaatagtaaactattgttttgaatcttatggatctgaacattcatgtcacaagaaagaagttacaaaggacaaatatgttgggtagcattccacatcaaaaaaccagtctttatcactttcctactcgaggacgagcatgagttaagcttggggatgcttgatacgtcttcaacgtatctataattttttatggttccatgttattatcatgtcaaatttggatgttttatatgcatgaatatgctattttatatattttttgggactgacctattaactcagtgccaagtgccagtttctgtttttccgtgtttttgaccttttcgagagaagaatattaaacggagtccaaacggaataaaacctgcgggatgatttttttcataacagaagatacgcaggggacttgagaaccaagacagaaGACCTCGAGGGAGATCAcaagttccccacaagcaacaaaccaagattagagttgtccatagggacaacaagcggaaacaataaaataaaaacaacacgtaCAACGTAAAGGTTTCCTTGCCAATTTCACTTatcaatagcgctacactccccgacaacggcatgagaaaatggtcttgatgacccacaagtgtaggggatctatcgtagccttttcgataagtaagagtgtcgaacccaacgaggagcagaaggtactaacaagcgatcttgagcaaggagtaACTGCAAGTATTGAAAGGTAAGTTTTTATGGGTTTtatggtataagcaacaaggaaataaatgtagggaaagtaaatgatgatgaggtgcagcaagtggcccaatacttttgaacacaaaggataagccgagggactaaacttataaagactaaggcgttcctgaggacacacaggAGAGATAGTCGAGTGCTTTCACCATATTTTGTCtactactatgttttgtattgataagtgttatgtgggtggatcttaactagtgcaccgtctaggctaagacaagtacactcttatgattaatccctcttgcaagcgtccgcaaatacaagagagaagttAAGGTAAAGCCTAACCATCAcagtaagctttaggatccaatactccctcgtgcaaaagcatgAGAACTGGGGTTCACGTTTCTGTCATTCCGACAACCCACCAtacgcattctttatacacgatgcattcccctaggtccttaaaaatgcgaagtgttatgtagtctacgttcacataacaccactagaagaataacgccataacttaaatatcaatcaacacatattacttcaacatcatacgactactagcaactagacttctcccatgtcctcaagaactaaagtaactactcacaagacataaaagatatCATTATCAGAGGCGAgtgaaatatgatgaacaatctggtcataacaatagttctccaacaaaactcaatagcattcaccacaaaagtgtaatcaacaccggtagagtagaggggatgaatagtgcaaggtacaactccgattgcaatggtaaagtgagatggggtgaagatggagatggtgctggtgatgatgatgatctcgatgatgcctgtgacgatggcgatgacaatgaggacgatctccccttctgggaggagttctcctcgacggaatctgcccgccagcaaggtcttttcttctctgtaggtttccgccccGGAGCGGCGGCGAAACACCGGAAAAACTTctgtccccgtaacttttaggtcacgaAGATCATATAggtcaaaggagagcaccggaggcgggacccaccacccaggcggcctctgggcGTGGCCTAGGGGTGACCTGCGCCAGCAGATCGCCTGGGTGCCCTGTGGACCCCCTTCGGCCCTTCTTCGGCCTATCTTCGTGATCGGTTCGGAAACTCCTACCTCAtaaatttcagcgcaattggagatgttctgatatggtaactcttcgtgtTATTTTCttcgctgaatcctgcgtctgctgtttcggcaccggaaagttgtaaactgtgtaaaataagccaaaacactataagcacatcatcataatgtgaaatatatcaatgaatagagactaattatgatacaaaatagtgatgcatcttGGACGTATCAGAACTCGATAGAGGTAAGGCATCATGTATGAAAtttaagtttgattgcgttaaatctttcacggagacttctccttttcatgagtttagcaacaaatacaaCCTTGATCCTGAGATAGTAGCTACCTTCTCTGAAACTTTAGCTAAATCAGTTATTAACATAAAAACCATCAAATGCTTTAGCTAAATCAGCTATTAACATAAAAACCATGTTTCCAATAAAAAGACTGGAAAGAATACGTAATTTCCTGAGCAATGATGATATTATTACCTGTGGGTTCTATGGCCTTGAATAAAATCTTGCTAAGTTTCATGGTTGTAACCCAACATATGATCTTTGAGCCTATTAGTCTAAGCTTGTAAACCATGTTTCGAAACTAATAGGTCTAACGTCACGATGAATTATAAGAGATGTATCTTTTTGGATTAAGGGCAATAAAGTTATCATTAAGGTTAATAGGAAGTTCACCTTCTAGTAGAATATCTGGTAAGTAAGAGTAACACCATCTCCAATGAAGCTCCAAACCAAAACATAAAAGGCAACATTTAGACCATCGTCATTAGGATATGCATTTCTTTTCATGCGAAGGTGAAGCCAGTGGAAGGGTCAGTCGTACATGGAGTGGAAGGGGTGAACTTTGTGGTCCCTGTCCTACAAACGTCACCATTGCCGCATGCAAGGGGCAAAAAATGCGCATGTGTTGTCTTTTATTTAAGTTGTTGCGAAGAAGGCAATGAAAGCCTTGTAGAAGGATCATGAAGTTTAAATCAGGCAAATGTGGAAAGGGGGCACATGCATATTGGAGGTGACATAGAGGAGGGGGGGCGCGCTAGAGGCATACATGTTTCTGGAGAAGAAAAGGTACGAGAAGGAAAAAATGAGGAAGATACATATGTTTCACTTCATGTTGTTGGATACACGTTTTCCTAGTCACCTTGAATTGAATTGATGTAGGCACGACAACGTGAAAGTCGACTAGGACGTCAACAAAGTTGAGCAACTTCGCAACAATGGTGCAACAGAAGGATGGGAAGGTAGACCGTGAAGGGAAGATGATGCCTCTTTTAAAGGCTAGGGGTTGAATCGGAGACAAACCAATGCGCGAGAACATAACCACATGGATGGAACGAGGGAAATGTGTCGA
This region includes:
- the LOC123453046 gene encoding dolichyl-phosphate beta-glucosyltransferase — translated: MAGAAWPLSAASALLPAPLSLTLLLGSLVVVLALGVAAVFLEHIRKIGCMHSIERSAVSDAFFEDPGSLKKVPCPSIFDPAEKYISLIVPAYNEECRLPEALTETLNYLKQRSSVDKSFTYEVLIVDDGSTDCTSKVAFEYVKKHNIDNVRVLLLGRNHGKGEAVRKGMLHSRGELLLMLDADGATKVTDLAKLEAEVRALAGKAKSSLAPSASSPQRLSDVEIAVFGSRAHLEKQALATRKWYRNFLMKGFHLVVLLTAGPGIRDTQCGFKMFTRSAARKLFTNIRLKRWCFDVEIVYLCKHLRIPMAEVSVSWTEIPGSKVRMTSILHMVFELLLIRVGYGLGIWKIYS